From the Clostridium cagae genome, the window AGGAAGACTTCATATTGATGAAGCTTTAATGCAAGAACTTCAAGATATAAAAGAAAATGTTAATCCATCTGAAATACTTTTAGTTGTTGACTCAATGACAGGTCAAGATGCAGTAAATGTTGCAGAAAGTTTTAATAAAGACTTAGATGTAACAGGAGTAATACTTACTAAGTTAGATGGTGATACAAGAGGTGGAGCAGCTCTTTCAATAAGAAGCATCACTGAAAAGCCAATAAAGTATATAGGTACTGGCGAAAAATTAAGTGATTTTGAAGTATTCCATCCTGACAGAATGTCATCAAGAATTCTTGGTATGGGGGATGTATTATCTCTTATAGAAAAGGCTCAATCAGCTATTGATGAAAAAGAAGCAGCTGATTTAGGAAAAAGAATGTTAAATCAAGAATTTAATTTTAATGATTATTTAACAGCTATAGAGCAGATGAAAAAACTTGGACCTTTAAATAAAATTTTAGAAATGATTCCAGGAATGAATTCTAAAGAACTACAAAATGTAGATTTATCTAAAGGCGAGGATGCAATTAACAAAACAAAATCTGTTATTCAATCTATGACAGAAAAAGAAAGAACTAATCCAGTTTTGCTTATGTCAGGTTCTACTGCAAGCTCAAGAAAAAAGAGAGTAGCAAGAGGAGCAGGAACAACAATACAGGAAGTTAATAAACTTGTAAAAAGTTATGAAATGATGAAAAAAAATATGAGGCATATGAAGTCGCTTCAAAAACAGTCTAAAAAAGGTTTGTTTGGAAAACTACCTTTTTAAATAAATAATATCTTTTGAAGGAGGTGAAATTAAAATGGCAGTTAAAATTAGATTAAGAAGAATGGGTTGCAAAAAAGCACCTTTCTATAGAATAGTTGTTGCTGATTCAAGAAGCCCAAGAGATGGTAGATTCATCGAAGAAATTGGTTACTACAATCCAATAACTGAACCAGCTGAAGTTAAAATCAATGAAGAAAAAGCTAGCAAATGGTTACAAGATGGTGCACAACCAACTGATGTAGTTAAAAAGCTTTTCACTCAAGCAGGTCTTAGCAAGTAATTTTGTGGAGGTGAGTTCTATAATTAGTACATATTAATTATAGAGGTTTATGAAAGAATTAGTTGAGTTTATAGCTAAATCTCTAGTTGATAATCCAGAAGCCGTTAGTATCAATGAGATAATTGGTGAACAATCAATAATTTTAGAGCTGAAAGTAGCTCCTGAAGATATGGGTAGAGTTATCGGCAAACAAGGGAGAATAGCCAAAGCAATTAGAACTGTTGTAAAAGCCGTAGCCATTAAACAAAATAAACGAGTTATAGTAGAAATCATTTAAAAATAAAGAGTTAGGGTTACACCTAACTCTTTTTAAATATTTAAAATAAAATATTATGTAAAGGATGTGAATTTTTTGGAAGAGATATTTAAGGTAGGACAGATCGTAAATACTCATGGAATTAAAGGTGAAGTGAAAGTATATCCACTGACTGAGGATGTTAATAAGTTTAAAAAATTAAAAAACGTTTTAATTGATGGAAAAGAAAGAAATATACAAAGTGTTAAATTCCAAAAAGATAGAGTTATTTTAAAAATAGAAGGAATAGACACTATGAATGATGCTGAAACTTATAAACAAAAATATATTGAGATATTTAGAAGCAATGCTCCTAAATTAGAGGCAGACACTCACTATGTTGTTGATTTGGTAGGTTGCATGGTATATGATTCTGATAATGTGGAACTTGGAAAAATATTTGATGTTATTAGTACACCAAGCAATGATGTATATTGGATAAAGGAACCTAAAGAATTGTTAATTCCTGTTTTAAAAGATATTGTTTTAGATATTAATATAGATAATAAAAAAATAGTAATAAAACCGGTTAGGCAGTGGCAAGATGAAGATTAGCATACTTACTCTTTTTCCGGAAATGTTTTCAATTTTTAATCACAGTATAATTGGTAGAGCTCAGGAAAATAATATAGTAGAATTAGAATTACTTAATATACGTGATAATACTTTAGATAAACATAAAAAAGTAGATGATTATCCTTATGGTGGAGGAGCTGGAATGGTGATGGCACCTCAACCAATT encodes:
- the ffh gene encoding signal recognition particle protein codes for the protein MAFEGLGEKLQETFRKLKGKGKLTEKDIKEAMREVKLALLEADVNYKVVKGFISTVSSKCVGNEVLESLTPGQQVIKIVNEELTNLMGGSESKINYSSSGTTVIMLVGLQGAGKTTMCGKLALELRKNNKKPLLVACDVYRPAAIKQLEIVGKQIEIPVFSMGDKVNPVDIAKAGIAHGKDNGNNIIIIDTAGRLHIDEALMQELQDIKENVNPSEILLVVDSMTGQDAVNVAESFNKDLDVTGVILTKLDGDTRGGAALSIRSITEKPIKYIGTGEKLSDFEVFHPDRMSSRILGMGDVLSLIEKAQSAIDEKEAADLGKRMLNQEFNFNDYLTAIEQMKKLGPLNKILEMIPGMNSKELQNVDLSKGEDAINKTKSVIQSMTEKERTNPVLLMSGSTASSRKKRVARGAGTTIQEVNKLVKSYEMMKKNMRHMKSLQKQSKKGLFGKLPF
- the rpsP gene encoding 30S ribosomal protein S16 → MAVKIRLRRMGCKKAPFYRIVVADSRSPRDGRFIEEIGYYNPITEPAEVKINEEKASKWLQDGAQPTDVVKKLFTQAGLSK
- a CDS encoding KH domain-containing protein, whose protein sequence is MKELVEFIAKSLVDNPEAVSINEIIGEQSIILELKVAPEDMGRVIGKQGRIAKAIRTVVKAVAIKQNKRVIVEII
- the rimM gene encoding ribosome maturation factor RimM (Essential for efficient processing of 16S rRNA), which translates into the protein MEEIFKVGQIVNTHGIKGEVKVYPLTEDVNKFKKLKNVLIDGKERNIQSVKFQKDRVILKIEGIDTMNDAETYKQKYIEIFRSNAPKLEADTHYVVDLVGCMVYDSDNVELGKIFDVISTPSNDVYWIKEPKELLIPVLKDIVLDINIDNKKIVIKPVRQWQDED